A portion of the Paucilactobacillus hokkaidonensis JCM 18461 genome contains these proteins:
- a CDS encoding class II fumarate hydratase, producing the protein MPNYRTEADTLGPVKIPADALWGPQTQRSLQNFSTGAKMPLVLIKVLLQIKKAAATANAELNAISTDKADLILAAINHLLSLDDTELRQDFPLVVYQTGSGTQTNMNVNEVVANMAAKLNPEIKILPNDDVNHGQSSNDIFPTAMNITAALAIVKLKTAVQHLIDQLAVKQKEYWRVVKIGRTHLQDATPITFGQEISGWKSMLEHDLGYLNELSSTLHELAIGGTAVGTGLNAVPHFATMIAQQMSTVYGIEFTADSNKFYGLAAHSGLNVVHGALKTLAGDLMKIANDVRFLASGPRAGYGELNLPANEPGSSIMPGKVNPTQAEAITMAAVRVIGNDVVVSMAASQGNFEMNVYKPVIISTFLESAELLTGTITSFTDLMIAGLTVNADRMEELVDRSLMTVTALSPHIGYHDSAKIAQQAQKDGVTLREAAIESGKITAAQFDQWIDPVKMTGIDD; encoded by the coding sequence ATGCCAAATTATCGCACAGAAGCAGATACTTTAGGACCCGTTAAAATTCCAGCGGACGCGTTGTGGGGACCACAAACACAAAGAAGTTTACAAAATTTTTCCACTGGCGCCAAAATGCCATTAGTGCTCATTAAGGTGTTGCTCCAAATAAAAAAGGCCGCAGCGACAGCGAATGCGGAATTAAACGCTATTTCTACTGATAAGGCGGATTTAATTCTTGCAGCGATTAATCATTTATTGAGTTTGGATGATACCGAGCTTAGACAAGATTTTCCATTAGTTGTTTATCAAACTGGTTCTGGGACCCAAACTAACATGAACGTTAACGAAGTGGTGGCCAATATGGCTGCTAAACTTAATCCGGAGATTAAAATTTTACCTAATGATGATGTTAATCATGGCCAAAGTTCGAACGATATCTTTCCAACTGCCATGAATATTACCGCGGCCCTAGCGATTGTTAAATTAAAAACGGCGGTTCAACATTTGATTGACCAGTTGGCTGTTAAGCAAAAAGAATATTGGCGGGTAGTCAAGATTGGCCGCACACATTTGCAAGATGCAACGCCGATCACATTTGGACAAGAAATTAGTGGTTGGAAGAGTATGTTGGAGCATGATTTAGGCTATTTAAACGAATTAAGCAGTACGTTGCATGAACTCGCGATTGGCGGAACAGCAGTTGGAACTGGTCTAAATGCGGTGCCTCATTTTGCGACCATGATTGCGCAGCAAATGAGCACTGTTTATGGAATCGAGTTTACGGCTGATTCCAATAAGTTTTATGGCTTGGCTGCTCATTCGGGATTGAATGTTGTTCATGGGGCGCTGAAAACATTGGCAGGTGATTTAATGAAAATTGCTAACGACGTCCGATTTTTGGCAAGTGGTCCGCGTGCTGGTTATGGGGAATTAAACCTGCCCGCTAATGAACCGGGTTCATCAATTATGCCTGGTAAAGTTAACCCAACTCAGGCTGAAGCAATCACGATGGCAGCAGTTAGAGTGATCGGCAATGATGTGGTTGTTTCAATGGCTGCTAGTCAGGGAAACTTTGAAATGAATGTCTACAAACCTGTTATAATCAGTACATTTCTAGAATCAGCCGAACTTCTGACTGGAACAATTACCAGTTTTACTGATTTGATGATCGCTGGTTTAACGGTTAATGCAGACCGAATGGAAGAATTAGTTGACCGCTCATTAATGACGGTGACGGCTTTATCGCCACATATTGGTTATCATGACAGTGCTAAAATTGCGCAACAAGCACAAAAAGATGGGGTTACTTTGCGGGAAGCGGCAATTGAATCAGGCAAAATTACCGCAGCACAATTTGACCAGTGGATTGATCCGGTTAAGATGACTGGAATTGATGACTGA